In one Nicotiana sylvestris chromosome 8, ASM39365v2, whole genome shotgun sequence genomic region, the following are encoded:
- the LOC104250017 gene encoding UV-B-induced protein At3g17800, chloroplastic produces the protein MQMTGILADVSVVLPSNAGGGLKKFQAFSDPTKSFLSHSFSKSSPFSVPRLGIGPEKAQNRNWMIRATASGSSGGDLVPVAPVQLESAVGQFLAQILQTHPHLLPAAIEQQLENLQNERDTQLKENQPSSKDVLHKRIAEVREKERRRALEEILYCLIVHKFVDNEISLIPKISETSVPTGSVGFWPNQEQKLESIHSADAFEMIVSHISIVLGEREVGPLDSIVQISKVKLGKLYAASIMYGYFLKRVDERYQLERSMSKPPKSFQISTNPDEPAAPRQLWDPESLIEIYPEDGDREGLADFDIEDKSQRLRSYVMYLDAETLQRYATLRSKEAISVIEKQTQALFGRPDIKVSDDGTLDVSNDEVLSVTYSGLTMLVLEAVAFGSFLWEAESYVESKYHIINN, from the exons ATGCAAATGACCGGAATATTAGCCGACGTGTCCGTTGTTCTCCCGTCCAATGCCGGCGGCGGTTTGAAAAAGTTCCAGGCATTCTCCGACCCCACCAAATCCTTCCTCTCTCATTCTTTCTCCAAA AGCTCCCCTTTTTCTGTCCCGAGGCTAGGAATTGGGCCAGAAAAGGCCCAAAACAGAAACTGGATGATAAGAGCTACAGCATCAGGAagttcaggaggtgatttggtccCAGTTGCTCCTGTTCAGTTGGAGTCTGCTGTTGGTCAGTTTTTAGCACAGATTTTACAAACCCATCCGCATTTGCTCCCTGCAGCTATTGAACAGCAGCTGGAGAACCTACAGAATGAACGGGATACCCAATTAAAGGAAAATCAGCCTTCGTCCAAAGATGTGCTCCATAA GAGAATAGCTGAAGTTAGAGAGAAGGAAAGGCGGAGAGCATTAGAGGAGATTCTATACTGCTTAATTGTACACAAATTTGTAGACAATGAAATTTCGTTGATCCCAAAAATATCTGAAACATCAGTTCCTACTGGAAGTGTGGGTTTTTGGCCAAATCAAGAGCAGAAGCTAGAATCTATTCACTCTGCTGATGCATTTGAAATGATCGTAAGCCACATATCTATAGTTCTTGGTGAGCGTGAAGTGGGGCCTCTTGATAGCATTGTTCAAATTAGCAAAGTCAAACTTGGTAAGCTCTATGCTGCTTCTATTATGTATGGATATTTCCTCAAAAGGGTTGACGAACGTTATCAACTCGAGAGGAGTATGAGTAAGCCTCCTAAAAGTTTCCAGATCTCAACAAATCCTGATGAGCCAGCTGCACCAAGACAACTATGGGATCCAGAGTCATTGATAGAAATTTACCCTGAAGATGGTGACAGAGAAGGTTTAGCGGATTTTGATATTGAGGATAAATCACAAAGGCTGAGATCTTATGTGATGTATTTGGATGCGGAGACACTACAGAGATATGCAACCTTAAGATCAAAGGAAGCAATTTCTGTGATTGAAAAGCAGACGCAAGCATTGTTTGGACGGCCTGATATTAAAGTTTCTGACGATGGTACGCTAGATGTATCTAATGATGAAGTTCTCTCTGTTACATACTCTGGTTTGACAATGCTGGTTCTGGAGGCAGTTGCTTTTGGATCATTTTTATGGGAGGCAGAAAGCTATGTTGAATCTAAATACCATATCATTAATAACTAG